In Torulaspora globosa chromosome 1, complete sequence, a genomic segment contains:
- the NUP145 gene encoding nucleocytoplasmic transporter NUP145 (ancestral locus Anc_6.180) yields MFGKSTTAGSLFNNTSTPTSTPTAPNNTLQKPFKAGGQGLFGNANPTAAVSTPSPSGNLLNGGANIQTKGNGLFGGTQANTTTGGLFGSNSTQNKGSGFAFGQNTAGGSGGGLFGTSSSSNGASSRNLPFENKISGGAGFSGSGQASGGLFSGTNATSSTGLFGNHQSLGNSTQGTFSFNNNVSNSVQTQPSFNPYGLNIANVPVPVSSMPASITAPAMDSKTTLDRSTESNTSFTSGSTAPNRRTYSISSTISNTTGSQVSLPATSKSSLINKLSARLKSAPNTSSTHGIFSPALDGQWNSQEKNKPNVKDITDSRESASKQKDEFPSGGFTPLSLQRGGSSDMRKLKIDPSRSIAKKLKLFTGESTPTKSHTIDQSGEEKINCAEGKTQKDEQQEPAINALTKDNDIPNQVHDHDELSDSSPPAVDNSGYWCSPSPEQLANLSEEQLTAVPNFLIGRKGYGSITFQYDVDLSAFAKHIETELFGKVVIFNANKTVEVYADESKKPPIGCGLNVPAIVTLNNVYPVDKKSKKELRDEANSNEVQVLVRRLRNLRNMDFISYNPFGGVWTFKVNHFSIWGLTNEEDAEIDEQEVKNAKAETIIDENFAYPNARRSLAQTKMDQEMLPGTFESQENGFSPAELPQRELIGVRQANNSDLESVTPRESDFLVEEKPYEPDINESDFEGMVNEPALNTSSNWVEQLQLAGSNLKSVFAEASDLSVDGDNGIELLFNEFNENLRKEKTAKKERRIVNFNFAKFSSDSSLLMKAPNRTSGVRSHIIPMNSCREPAFVEALFSKHFSLCAFTKRQSNNYPKVTGSQLLFSDIADLCSPSSVEYTLWTLCSVLFDEINLNYTVDDPSVEEALLKNERHKQICSWIVEQTKDEINARIENETDALEIIFLYLLKNDVANACKMALKSQNGHLAILLATLDSNDPRIRDLAAGQLERWRSCGQRVSPAIARIYRLLAGEEVNEKFLNEREKDSISWLALLGANLYYGKVNELSLKEVISLATRDPISNKHDFKYTIFKLYGLQEPIEFTFEELKNAVSPLDYSISWHIAQILRFGKEGVISDRMNDKLTSDYIGQLRVCQLHKEALFAASFYSDDSAAEQHIESIVYHEIPILSSASNKDMIQRLRIPTRLIQKAAALKHRYDGDYLREAQCLIKAEAFEEAERVVIESVGPMLIINGLTNNERDLTVLQGLLSSFPASEMKNWSTGLGVYDIYVKLKLGSNADKQLIDCLLDGVCLLYEAHKRCKAIPVCCSIISQYVAAQYLELEQHSAEKDDSYKEKLLKLPLGQPEKKYLESSLV; encoded by the coding sequence ATGTTTGGTAAAAGTACCACTGCTGGATCACTGTTTAACAATACCTCGACACCCACTTCGACACCGACTGCTCCCAATAATACCTTGCAAAAGCCATTCAAAGCTGGAGGACAAGGGCTCTTTGGAAATGCTAATCCTACAGCTGCCGTTAGTACGCCAAGCCCGTCAGGAAATTTGCTGAATGGCGGAGCAAACATTCAGACTAAGGGGAATGGGTTATTCGGAGGGACTCAAGCTAACACTACTACTGGAGGATTATTCGGCAGCAATAGCACTCAGAATAAAGGCTCAGGTTTCGCCTTTGGACAGAACACAGCAGGCGGAAGTGGCGGCGGATTGTTCGGAACAAGTAGTAGCTCTAATGGGGCATCATCAAGAAACTTACCATTTGAGAACAAAATAAGTGGTGGGGCAGGCTTTTCAGGTTCCGGCCAGGCCTCTGGGGGTCTTTTCTCGGGCACCAACGCAACCAGTAGTACAGGACTGTTTGGCAATCACCAATCGCTTGGAAACAGTACGCAGGGAACTTTCTCATTTAATAACAATGTTTCCAACTCTGTTCAGACACAGCCGTCTTTTAATCCTTACGGTCTGAACATTGCCAACGTGCCGGTGCCAGTGTCTTCAATGCCGGCTTCTATTACAGCTCCCGCCATGGATAGCAAGACTACGTTGGATAGATCTACAGAGTCCAATACAAGCTTTACGTCTGGCTCAACGGCCCCTAATCGAAGGACATACTCTATTTCCTCCACTATTTCGAACACCACCGGATCTCAGGTTTCGCTCCCTGCGACTTCCAAATCCAGTCTGATAAACAAGTTGAGTGCCAGGTTGAAAAGCGCTCCCAATACGTCATCCACGCATGGTATTTTCTCGCCAGCATTAGACGGACAATGGAATTCACAGGAGAAGAACAAGCCCAATGTGAAAGATATAACTGATTCGCGCGAGTCCGCTTCAAAACAGAAAGATGAATTCCCTTCTGGAGGCTTTACACCGCTCTCACTACAGAGGGGAGGCTCCTCAGATATGCGTAAACTGAAGATAGATCCAAGCAGAAGCATAGCAAAAAAACTAAAGCTTTTTACAGGTGAATCCACCCCAACAAAATCTCATACCATTGATCAGAGCggagaagagaaaatcAACTGCGCTGAAGGCAAAACGCAAAAGGAtgaacaacaagaaccCGCTATTAATGCTCTAACGAAAGACAATGATATACCCAATCAAGTGCATGATCATGATGAGCTATCCGACAGTTCGCCTCCGGCGGTGGATAACTCGGGCTATTGGTGCTCTCCGTCTCCTGAGCAGTTAGCTAACTTAAGTGAAGAACAATTGACTGCTGTACCCAATTTTTTGATTGGCCGTAAAGGCTACGGATCTATCACATTCCAGTACGACGTTGACCTCTCGGCTTTTGCTAAACACATCGAAACCGAGCTGTTTGGGAAGGTAGTAATCTTCAATGCTAATAAAACTGTTGAAGTTTATGCTGATgaatcaaagaaaccaCCAATTGGATGTGGCTTGAATGTGCCAGCAATTGTCACCCTCAACAATGTGTACCCTGTTGacaagaaatcaaagaaagagtTAAGAGACGAAGCCAACTCTAATGAAGTTCAAGTACTTGTGAGAAGGTTAAGAAACTTGAGAAATATGGATTTTATCTCATACAATCCTTTCGGTGGAGTATGGACGTTTAAAGTAAACCACTTCAGTATTTGGGGGCTGAcaaacgaagaagacgCCGAAATAGACGAACAAGAAGTAAAAAATGCGAAAGCAGAGACGATAATTGATGAAAACTTCGCTTATCCCAACGCAAGGAGGTCATTGGCCCAAACCAAAATGGACCAAGAAATGTTACCGGGGACGTTTGAGAGCCAGGAGAATGGATTTTCACCAGCTGAATTGCCACAGAGAGAACTCATTGGTGTCCGACAGGCTAATAACTCTGATTTAGAGTCTGTTACGCCACGTGAGAGTGATTTCCTTGTCGAGGAAAAACCATACGAACCAGACATTAATGAGTCCGATTTTGAAGGTATGGTAAATGAACCAGCTTTGAACACCTCAAGCAACTGGGTAGAACAACTTCAGCTTGCAGGCTCAAATCTTAAATCTGTGTTTGCTGAAGCAAGTGATCTATCTGTTGATGGCGATAACGGCATTGAACTGCTTTTTAATGAATTTAACgagaatttgagaaaagaaaaaacagccaagaaggaaaggAGAATCGTTAACTTTAATTTTGCTAAGTTTTCCTCTGACTCATCCCTACTAATGAAAGCTCCAAACCGCACGTCAGGTGTGCGAAGTCATATTATTCCCATGAACTCGTGCAGGGAACCAGCCTTCGTCGAGGCTTTGTTTTCTAAGCATTTCAGCCTATGCGCATTCACTAAAAGGCAATCAAACAATTACCCTAAGGTAACGGGCAGCCAACTGCTATTCAGCGATATTGCAGATTTATGCAGTCCATCTAGTGTCGAGTACACGCTCTGGACTCTTTGCTCAGTCctttttgatgaaattaATCTAAACTACACCGTCGATGACCCGTCTGTAGAGGAAGctctgctgaaaaatgaaagACATAAGCAAATCTGTTCTTGGATTGTTGAGCAGACTAAAGACGAGATTAATGCCAGAATAGAAAATGAAACGGATGCGCTGGAGATCATTTTCTTGTATCTGCTGAAAAACGATGTCGCCAATGCATGTAAAATGGCTCTAAAGTCGCAAAATGGTCATTTAGCTATCTTACTCGCAACTTTGGATTCAAACGATCCCCGTATCCGTGATTTGGCTGCAGGGCAGCTTGAAAGATGGCGCTCTTGTGGTCAAAGAGTAAGTCCGGCCATAGCTCGCATCTACAGATTGCTCGCCGGTGAAGAAGTCAACGAAAAGTTCTTAAATGAACGAGAAAAAGATTCCATTAGCTGGTTGGCGTTACTAGGGGCCAATTTGTACTATGGTAAGGTTAATGAGTTATCGTTGAAAGAGGTGATTTCCCTGGCTACTAGAGATCCTATTTCAAACAAACATGATTTCAAGTATACAATCTTCAAGCTGTACGGCTTGCAAGAACCTATCGAATTtacatttgaagaactgaagaatGCTGTCTCACCTTTGGACTACAGTATATCCTGGCATATTGCTCAGATTCTAAGATTTGGTAAAGAAGGTGTGATATCTGATCGTATGAATGATAAGCTCACCTCCGATTATATCGGGCAACTGCGAGTTTGTCAACTCCATAAAGAGGCATTGTTTGCAGCAAGCTTTTACTCAGATGATTCGGCTGCGGAGCAGCACATTGAGTCGATAGTCTATCACGAAATTCCAATCCTTTCTTCGGCCTCAAATAAGGATATGATACAACGGCTGCGTATTCCAACCCGCTTAATTCAAAAAGCCGCAGCTCTTAAACATAGGTATGACGGCGATTACTTGCGGGAAGCACAATGCTTGATTAAGGCTGAAGcctttgaagaagcagagaGAGTTGTAATCGAATCTGTCGGTCCCATGCTGATTATTAATGGCCTAACAAATAATGAAAGGGACTTAACCGTACTTCAAGGATTATTATCAAGTTTTCCAGCTTCTGAAATGAAGAATTGGTCAACTGGTTTAGGAGTGTACGACATTTATGTGAAGCTGAAATTAGGTTCAAATGCAGACAAACAACTTATTGATTGTCTGTTAGATGGTGTCTGTTTACTGTACGAAGCTCATAAGCGATGCAAAGCAATTCCGGTTTGTTGTAGTATAATATCTCAGTATGTCGCAGCGCAGTATCTGGAACTGGAACAGCACAGTGCAGAGAAAGACGATAGCTACAAGGAAAAGCTACTAAAGTTGCCGCTCGGACAGCCAGAGAAGAAATACCTTGAAAGCTCCCTGGTTTGA
- the SPC105 gene encoding kinetochore-microtubule binding complex subunit SPC105 (ancestral locus Anc_6.179) — protein MGEKSFSGGEGRSNGQLKKSGGMVAPAKGILKSSQNTDQPQQLHALDSSFLASGDIQLPDRILSKSDLQEGNNTTSRIHTLALQEKISRRVSFAPDVTLHSFDFVPETKANLREPRRRAYDVFATSTQNEQVPGEVEDESLPMDLTSPVAVSKQAYKPVFDQEVSMEITQLFPKHDKTHPTDTEETMEFTALQNRSNNAIPEQSTMEITEVHSFKQSAGASRPETPPTSKRRKLAEPSNDIRDSESSEEQDMELSLMEKLSPIKLNSIEPQVTKPVFEEPESYSLQKFIEITGLSFFIDTDLLDKTKKPVVFKTIQPLQPASFRLNKVLNVLYLDTPVLEMNAFICKELMHRVEQSKKQFDDLDRQINTSSPPPLLLSEYFNASYDMRQSMNQQLHLVKSYSKLKAKKSWFEWRFQHLNGIKAVLEENLTLIRGENAKVELELTKARDIRSKAQALREAIKNEIMLLKELPPEACQEEKRLEEKVRLEQLKQELALYAVDITNHQALAEKSSELKSKLTAKVAQLVSLKNEIKSLDQLHSTKPKKSGFTQYDIKKYSAKLDILGKISGVEFVQFKKSELTLRFAWLDTSQQLTINLSNLNNSSAKTYEIIGSADMAFIFDHCYHRAMKAVSVTSSHQHLSLFLASARQSQALIKEYALLRLSFPVEVRLKNDVKVLEIKDFDLRTNSKRIYDLNLNDFLTAAQDKNGSVRVKTTVIERGHSASSSNSAAFFKKIVKILPWFDMSRVIFSENLTK, from the coding sequence ATGGGTGAAAAGAGCTTCTCTGGCGGTGAGGGCCGCTCCAATGGgcagctcaagaagagTGGCGGAATGGTTGCGCCAGCAAAAGGGATCTTGAAGTCGAGCCAGAACACAGATCAACCACAACAGTTGCACGCACTGGACTCTTCATTTCTGGCGTCCGGGGATATCCAGCTGCCAGACAGAATCCTATCCAAATCAGACTTGCAGGAAGGGAACAATACAACTTCGAGGATTCACACTTTGGCTCTGCAGGAGAAAATAAGCAGAAGGGTTTCCTTTGCCCCGGACGTTACGTTACACAGCTTTGACTTCGTACCGGAAACGAAAGCTAATCTTCGAGAACCTAGAAGAAGAGCGTACGACGTTTTTGCGACCTCCACTCAGAATGAACAGGTGCCAGGcgaagttgaagatgaatCATTACCTATGGACTTGACGTCGCCGGTAGCCGTCTCGAAACAGGCGTACAAACCGGTgtttgatcaagaagtttcgATGGAAATTACGCAGCTATTCCCGAAACACGATAAAACACATCCTACTGATACAGAAGAGACCATGGAATTTACTGCGCTGCAGAACCGTTCGAACAATGCAATACCCGAGCAGTCAACGATGGAGATCACAGAAGTCCACAGTTTTAAACAATCAGCCGGGGCCTCACGCCCGGAGACTCCACCCACTAGCAAGAGGCGGAAACTGGCTGAGCCAAGCAACGATATTCGTGACTCTGAGAGCTCAGAGGAACAAGACATGGAATTATCACTGATGGAAAAACTGTCGCCGATAAAACTGAATTCAATAGAGCCGCAAGTCACAAAACctgtttttgaagagcCGGAATCGTATTCCCTACAGaagttcatcgaaatcACCGGACTTTCTTTCTTTATTGACACCGACTTGCTGGATAAAACCAAAAAGCCTGTCGTATTCAAAACAATCCAACCACTGCAGCCAGCTAGTTTCAGATTAAACAAGGTGCTTAATGTTTTGTATCTCGATACGCCGGTCTTAGAGATGAATGCGTTTATCTGTAAGGAACTCATGCATAGGGTTGAGCAATCCAAAAAACAgtttgatgatctggaTCGTCAAATAAATACTTCGTCACCGCCACCTTTACTGCTGAGTGAGTATTTCAACGCGAGTTATGATATGAGACAATCAATGAACCAACAGTTGCATTTGGTAAAAAGCTACTCTAAGTTGAAGGCTAAAAAGTCTTGGTTCGAATGGCGATTTCAACATTTAAATGGTATCAAGGCTGTTTTAGAAGAAAATCTAACTCTAATACGTGGCGAGAATGCCAAGGTTGAGCTGGAATTGACCAAGGCGCGCGATATACGATCTAAAGCGCAGGCACTGCGAGAAGCAATCAAAAACGAAATTatgcttttgaaagaacttCCGCCAGAAGCTTGTCAGGAGGAGAAGCGactcgaagaaaaagttAGACTAGAACAGCTGAAACAAGAGTTGGCTCTCTATGCAGTAGACATCACCaatcatcaagctctggCAGAAAAGAGCAGTGAGCTCAAAAGCAAATTAACTGCCAAAGTTGCTCAACTCGTCtcattgaaaaatgaaataAAGTCCTTGGATCAGTTGCACTCAACAAAACCAAAGAAATCAGGCTTTACGCAATACGACATCAAGAAATATAGTGCCAAACTTGATATATTGGGCAAGATATCAGGAGTTGAGTTTGTGCAGTTTAAAAAATCTGAGCTAACTTTGAGATTCGCCTGGCTAGACACTTCACAACAGTTGACGATCAATCTCTCCAATTTGAACAATAGCAGTGCAAAAACGTACGAAATAATCGGCTCCGCTGATATGGCATTCATTTTTGACCACTGTTATCACAGGGCCATGAAAGCCGTATCTGTTACATCATCGCATCAGCACCTATCGCTTTTCCTTGCAAGCGCAAGGCAGTCGCAAGCATTGATCAAAGAATACGCGCTGCTTCGACTTTCGTTTCCGGTTGAGGTGCGACTCAAGAACGACGTTAAGGTTTTGGAGATTAAGGATTTTGACTTACGAACGAATTCTAAAAGAATCTATGATCTAAATCTGAACGATTTTCTCACTGCTGCTCAGGACAAAAACGGGAGCGTCCGCGTCAAGACTACAGTTATCGAGCGGGGCCATTCGGCGTCATCCTCAAATTCCGCtgcattcttcaagaaaatagTCAAAATACTGCCCTGGTTTGATATGTCTCGAGTAATATTCTCGGAAAATCTAACGAAATAG
- the GRC3 gene encoding polynucleotide 5'-hydroxyl-kinase (ancestral locus Anc_4.22) has product MEADRSEVPQYAADSDSSSDSDSSSESALSSKEVTVNVGVEEYEDDDNEELQDQKKNTFSASENKNCFLIDAEQDAVLVGLSEKQRMYISGVFKLQVVKGGIIYNNVHYNASSEKFNVWHPLCNAVPAIQGSFYAGWEETLPIGDRYRDIVLDELSEYSCVVKIQNGCVKGLMGAAELFPDVRYLWRTPDSRKLGFVSDNCTYSIMREDVDQFNALHISNEWSTSIEKLTVVHKSSLHDTRIMIIGGKNSGKSTLLRLLTENFLFGGDMQAVDNEISYLDLDPGQPEYSDPDCISLTCVQRKTRVLGRHLGQPCFEVLRQHYIGSSSPQEMPSSYLECVSDLISYLEELNQMGTSLVNLPGWIKGFGLNIIGHILSRYKPTHIVILESKGSRRHLSDLNLDLTFNSSSRSDYRPVVTTMTGISVNPDDFRFQPPQIRTFKTLSYFHMKERSTTSLSYDFSPLLLKPPLQISFGITGIQGFSFPEEFAGLHENDIRTALEGTIVGLYMCVNSFQDSLAIKGAFPILTRRLVKMEFVSLVLVHSVDTDAKLLNVFVPETKLGVLRGNSRTSWLVLRAKSETPFCELYPRNNMFSGARTPYVSFDLRKKHEHVWKVRKNVMRRGHHLK; this is encoded by the coding sequence ATGGAAGCCGACCGGTCTGAGGTTCCGCAATATGCTGCGGATTCTGACAGCTCCAGCGACTCCGATAGTTCGAGTGAATCGGcactttcttcgaaagaagTGACAGTGAACGTTGGCGTTGAAGAATACGAAGACGATGACAACGAGGAGCTGCAGGATCAGAAAAAGAATACTTTCTCAGCTAGTGAAAATAAGAACTGCTTTCTGATTGATGCTGAGCAGGACGCGGTACTTGTGGGCTTGAGCGAAAAGCAGCGGATGTACATCTCGGGGGTTTTCAAGCTGCAGGTGGTCAAAGGCGGGATTATATACAACAATGTGCATTACAACGCGTCTAGCGAGAAATTCAACGTTTGGCATCCGCTGTGTAATGCAGTTCCTGCCATTCAGGGCTCGTTTTACGCCGGGTGGGAAGAAACTCTCCCGATCGGGGACAGATACAGAGACATTGTTTTAGATGAACTGAGCGAATATTCGTGTGTTGTAAAGATTCAGAATGGGTGCGTCAAAGGCCTTATGGGTGCGGCCGAACTTTTCCCTGATGTGCGATATCTGTGGAGGACGCCGGATAGTCGAAAATTGGGTTTCGTATCTGATAATTGCACCTATAGCATTATGAGGGAGGATGTAGATCAATTTAATGCCCTTCACATATCCAACGAGTGGTCGACTAGTATTGAAAAACTTACTGTTGTGCACAAGAGCTCTCTGCATGATACAAGGATAATGATAATAGGTGGCAAGAATTCCGGGAAATCTACACTTCTGCGACTGCTAACCGAAAACTTTCTTTTCGGCGGAGACATGCAAGCTGTGGATAACGAAATATCATACCTAGATTTGGATCCAGGTCAACCAGAATACTCAGATCCAGATTGCATTTCATTAACCTGCGTCCAGCGCAAAACGAGGGTATTGGGGCGGCATCTCGGACAGCCGTGTTTCGAAGTACTGCGCCAGCATTACATAGGATCCAGTTCCCCTCAGGAAATGCCAAGCTCCTATTTAGAGTGCGTCAGTGATTTGATCAGCTATCTCGAAGAGCTTAATCAGATGGGGACATCATTGGTAAACTTACCAGGATGGATTAAGGGCTTTGGTTTAAATATTATAGGCCACATACTTTCCAGATACAAGCCCACCCACATTGTCATTTTAGAGTCGAAAGGGTCTAGAAGACACTTGAGTGACCTGAACTTGGATTTAACTTTTAACTCCTCTTCGCGCTCCGACTACAGACCAGTCGTAACAACAATGACCGGTATATCAGTTAATCCAGACGACTTTAGGTTCCAGCCGCCTCAAATAAGGACTTTTAAAACTTTGTCATACTTCCACATGAAGGAGAGGTCTACCACAAGCCTTTCGTATGATTTTTCTCCCCTTCTTTTGAAACCTCCCTTGCAAATCTCCTTTGGGATTACTGGTATTCAAGGTTTCAGTTTCCCAGAAGAATTTGCTGGGTTGCATGAGAACGATATCAGGACAGCTTTAGAAGGCACCATTGTGGGCCTCTACATGTGCGTTAACAGTTTCCAGGACTCACTGGCCATCAAGGGTGCGTTCCCAATTCTAACCCGTAGACTGGTTAAAATGGAATTCGTTTCTTTAGTCCTAGTACACTCCGTTGATACCGATGCGAAGCTCCTGAATGTTTTCGTGCCAGAAACGAAACTGGGCGTCCTGAGAGGCAACTCACGAACTTCGTGGCTCGTTCTGCGAGCCAAATCTGAGACACCATTTTGTGAGCTATACCCAAGAAACAATATGTTCTCCGGTGCTCGCACCCCGTATGTCTCCTTCGATCTCAGAAAGAAACATGAGCATGTATGGAAGGTTCGTAAAAACGTCATGAGAAGGGGACATCATCTTAAGTGA
- the RIX7 gene encoding putative AAA family ATPase RIX7 (ancestral locus Anc_4.23) has product MAKAASRKLSQWGPLEGKIEGLIYRLLEEKSLDKKRQQADDGEISNEELDNIFFAKDLVVPEIFTFCQSKDVSMLRVKKVILQKSIERVLKKVMEVEAAEFDSYSSYKDDTVESAAKPDNLVPIEDNNEFNKSITNQWSAKEDKALKKATSAENLEADETSSQPKKRARDTVSVKAKRQKVKENRTPPMTNLESLGGVDDVIAQLMELVGLPILHPEIFESTGVEPPRGVLLHGPPGCGKTSIANALAGQLQVPFIPVSAPSIVSGMSGESEKKLRELFEEAKSLAPCLVFFDEIDAITPKRDGGAQREMERRIVAQFLTSMDELSMEKTNGKPVIIIGATNRPDSLDSALRRAGRFDREICLNVPNELSRIHILKKMSSHLKIDGTIDFVKLAKLTPGFVGADLKALITASGTCAIKRIFRQYADVAPGADGQMDVDQSLDTSEEEALKNTANMIDPVPLSTIQKFIKNFPEPLSDEQLQSLSINYEDFLKALPTIQPTAKREGFATVPDVTWANVGALSNIRIELNMAIVQPIKRPELYEKVGISAPAGVLLWGPPGCGKTLLAKAVANESRANFISIKGPELLNKYVGESERAIRQVFTRARASVPCVIFFDELDALVPRRDTSLSESSSRVVNTLLTELDGLNDRRGIFVIGATNRPDMIDPAMLRPGRLDKTLFIELPNAQEKLDIIKTLTASSGTPLASDVDLEAIVSNERCKNFSGADIAALLREASVLALKRNFFKTEKIHSVMENDLDKEFEDLTVGASEEEVLVTMKDFTTALAKLKPSVSERDRLKYDKLNKKMGWIDEVELQSEDVANNK; this is encoded by the coding sequence ATGGCTAAGGCAGCGTCTCGGAAACTTTCGCAATGGGGTCCCCTTGAAGGGAAAATAGAAGGTCTTATTTACCGATTGCTGGAGGAGAAATCGCTTGACAAGAAAAGGCAGCAAGCAGACGATGGGGAGATTTCCAACGAGGAGCTGGATAATATCTTTTTCGCTAAAGATCTTGTTGTGCCAGAGATATTTACCTTTTGCCAGTCAAAGGACGTATCGATGCTGAGAGTTAAGAAAGTAATCTTGCAGAAATCGATAGAGAGAGTCTTGAAAAAGGTCATGGAGGTGGAAGCGGCAGAGTTTGATAGCTATTCTAGTTATAAGGACGATACGGTGGAATCGGCGGCGAAACCTGACAACTTGGTGCCTATAGAGGACAATAACGAATTCAACAAGAGCATAACCAACCAGTGGTCAGCCAAGGAAGATAAAGCACTCAAGAAAGCCACGTCCGCTGAGAATCTAGAGGCAGATGAAACGTCTTCGCAgcccaagaagagagctaGAGATACTGTTTCGGTGAAAGCGAAGCGTCAGAAGGTTAAGGAAAATAGAACTCCGCCAATGACCAACTTGGAGTCTCTGGGAGGCGTCGATGATGTTATTGCACAGCTTATGGAACTGGTAGGGTTGCCCATTTTGCACCCCGAGATATTCGAGTCTACGGGTGTGGAACCGCCGCGTGGTGTTCTTCTGCATGGGCCGCCTGGTTGTGGGAAAACTTCAATAGCTAATGCTCTTGCTGGGCAATTACAGGTCCCCTTCATTCCGGTGTCGGCACCTTCAATTGTTAGCGGTATGTCTGGCGAGAGTGAAAAGAAGTTAAGAGAGCTGTTTGAGGAGGCAAAGTCGCTCGCTCCATGCCTGGtctttttcgatgagattgatgCCATCACTCCCAAGCGTGATGGTGGAGCTCAGAGGGAAATGGAACGGAGAATTGTGGCTCAATTTCTTACCTCTATGGACGAGCTCTCTATGGAAAAGACTAACGGGAAGCCAGTGATCATCATTGGTGCCACTAATAGACCTGACTCCCTAGATTCAGCCCTGAGGAGAGCGGGGAGATTTGATAGAGAGATTTGCTTGAATGTGCCGAACGAGCTCTCGAGAATTcacatcttgaagaagatgtctaGTCATTTGAAAATAGACGGAACGATAGATTTTGTGAAACTAGCTAAACTGACACCAGGGTTTGTCGGAGCTGatttgaaagctttgatCACAGCTTCAGGGACATGCGCTATCAAGCGTATTTTTCGACAGTACGCAGATGTAGCTCCTGGCGCTGATGGTCAAATGGATGTCGATCAGAGTCTCGATACATCggaggaagaagcattGAAAAACACTGCTAACATGATAGACCCCGTACCGTTATCAACAATAcagaaattcatcaaaaatttcCCCGAGCCCTTGAGCGACGAACAGCTACAGAGCTTATCGATCAACTATGAGGACTTTCTCAAAGCTCTACCGACAATCCAACCAACGGCCAAGAGAGAAGGTTTTGCGACTGTACCAGATGTTACCTGGGCAAACGTGGGCGCTTTATCGAATATCAGAATAGAGTTAAACATGGCCATCGTTCAGCCAATCAAGAGGCCAGAACTTTACGAAAAAGTGGGCATAAGTGCCCCAGCAGGAGTATTATTATGGGGTCCTCCAGGTTGTGGCAAGACACTTCTTGCTAAAGCCGTAGCGAACGAATCGCGAGCCAACTTCATATCTATCAAAGGGCCGGAGCTTTTGAACAAGTATGTTGGAGAATCGGAAAGGGCTATTAGGCAGGTATTTACTAGAGCCCGAGCATCCGTGCCGTGTGTCatctttttcgatgagttAGATGCGTTGGTTCCCAGGAGAGATACATCACTGTCAGAATCCTCATCAAGAGTCGTTAACACATTATTGACAGAGTTAGATGGGCTTAACGACAGGCGGGGAATATTTGTTATCGGTGCCACAAACAGACCAGATATGATTGATCCTGCCATGCTGAGGCCTGGTAGATTGGACAAGACGCTTTTTATTGAGCTACCAAATGCTCAGGAGAAGCTTGATATCATAAAAACATTAACAGCGTCAAGCGGCACCCCATTGGCTTCAGatgttgatcttgaggCGATCGTATCGAATGAACGCTGCAAGAATTTCTCAGGTGCAGATATAGCTGCTTTACTAAGAGAGGCTTCAGTGTTAGCTCTTAAgagaaatttcttcaaaacagAGAAAATTCACTCTGTTATGGAGAATGACCTCGATAAGGAGTTCGAAGACTTGACGGTTGGTGCgtcagaggaagaagttcttgTCACCATGAAAGATTTCACTACTGCTTTGGCGAAATTAAAGCCATCTGTGAGCGAGAGAGATAGACTGAAATATGACAAGCTCAATAAAAAGATGGGTTGGATTGACGAGGTAGAATTACAGAGCGAAGACGTCGCAAATAATAAATAA